The Carnobacterium mobile DSM 4848 genome includes a window with the following:
- a CDS encoding GNAT family N-acetyltransferase: MENITYLMVKHQQLMGQRILLRPVSLQDANDMFEYAADKETTRFLFESHKNLEATKKTIAEFFVKDPMGKYAIVLKENNKMIGTIDLRVDANHKKAELGYILNKQFWGNGYVTEAASLLIELGFQTLGLERIYAMYDIKNRASGRVMERLGMTSEGILRKNRLVKGQFSDDECYAILREEYADLNNKA, translated from the coding sequence ATGGAGAATATCACGTATTTAATGGTAAAACACCAACAACTAATGGGACAGCGTATTTTATTGCGCCCGGTTTCGCTACAAGACGCAAATGATATGTTTGAGTATGCTGCTGATAAAGAAACCACACGATTTTTATTCGAATCACACAAAAACCTAGAAGCAACAAAGAAAACTATTGCAGAATTCTTTGTCAAAGACCCAATGGGTAAGTACGCAATTGTTTTAAAAGAAAACAATAAGATGATTGGAACAATTGATTTGCGCGTAGACGCCAATCATAAAAAAGCCGAGCTGGGCTACATTTTAAACAAACAATTTTGGGGCAATGGCTATGTCACAGAAGCTGCTAGCTTGTTGATCGAACTAGGCTTTCAAACGCTTGGATTGGAACGTATCTATGCTATGTACGATATTAAAAATAGAGCTTCTGGTCGAGTGATGGAACGTTTAGGGATGACTTCGGAAGGAATTCTACGCAAAAACCGTCTGGTAAAAGGACAATTTTCCGATGATGAATGCTATGCTATCTTGCGAGAAGAATATGCTGATTTAAACAATAAAGCATAA
- a CDS encoding ABC transporter ATP-binding protein → MIEVKQITKKFGRNKVLKGLSFTANKGDITCLIGINGAGKTTVMNAIMNLTPINSGEILIDGEKITKDSYQKITFIPDAIAMLSQMTIQQAMQFMQDFYTTWNQKRADELLHFFNLQKNEKIADLSKGNTAKINLLLGLALDVDYLLMDEPFSGIDIFSREQITEVFTSHLVEDRGVIITTHEINDIEHLIDKAVLLDDGVVVKEFNAEDMRETENKSIIDVMREVYIK, encoded by the coding sequence ATGATTGAGGTAAAACAAATCACCAAAAAATTCGGGCGTAACAAGGTCTTGAAAGGTCTGTCTTTCACAGCCAATAAAGGTGATATCACTTGCTTAATTGGTATCAACGGCGCCGGAAAAACAACTGTGATGAACGCTATTATGAATTTAACACCCATTAACAGCGGTGAAATTTTAATTGATGGCGAAAAAATAACGAAAGACAGTTATCAAAAAATCACATTTATTCCTGATGCTATTGCGATGTTGTCTCAAATGACGATCCAACAAGCCATGCAATTTATGCAAGATTTTTACACAACTTGGAATCAGAAACGTGCTGATGAATTATTGCATTTTTTTAATTTACAAAAAAACGAAAAGATTGCTGATTTGTCAAAGGGAAACACTGCAAAAATTAATTTATTGCTTGGATTAGCGCTGGATGTTGATTATCTTTTAATGGATGAACCTTTTTCCGGAATTGATATTTTTAGCCGCGAACAGATCACAGAAGTTTTTACTAGTCATTTAGTCGAAGACCGCGGAGTGATCATTACAACTCATGAGATCAATGACATCGAGCATTTGATCGATAAAGCTGTTCTATTAGATGATGGAGTAGTTGTGAAAGAATTTAATGCTGAAGATATGCGCGAAACAGAAAATAAATCCATTATTGATGTGATGCGGGAGGTTTACATTAAATGA
- a CDS encoding GntR family transcriptional regulator: MNINLNKRDPVYLQVVRYFKEQLAIGQLKPGQEIPSRRELANQLKINPNTAQRAYKEMEAAGLIYTEGNLPSKITENTTVLKDVRKELIAGALDTFITAIEPINVPLDEIIELLEDKYTENSRQE, translated from the coding sequence ATGAATATAAATCTTAATAAGCGGGATCCAGTCTATTTGCAAGTCGTACGCTACTTTAAAGAACAACTAGCAATCGGACAGCTGAAACCCGGCCAAGAGATTCCCTCGCGAAGAGAATTAGCCAATCAACTGAAAATCAATCCCAATACAGCACAACGAGCCTATAAAGAAATGGAGGCAGCAGGTTTGATTTATACCGAAGGAAATTTACCAAGTAAGATCACAGAGAATACAACTGTCCTTAAAGATGTGCGCAAAGAATTGATAGCAGGCGCTTTGGACACCTTTATCACCGCCATCGAACCGATAAATGTACCACTGGATGAGATCATTGAATTACTAGAAGATAAGTATACGGAAAACAGCCGTCAAGAATAG
- a CDS encoding PepSY domain-containing protein, producing the protein MLQNTSKKLLTGLVMLTSTTVLAACGANETPTTPTPEESVSSSMSVTSSQSQADKTNESSSAVSSDQSQSNPTEESSSQGIENKDYKISLEQAIDIYNKTYPDTTIKSISFDLDDGYYQYEVEGFNQSEEMELNIDAMSGDILEKERETENTQNKTELDLTNLISPQEAMSAALKEIGSGYVEEWELETKLGKTYYEVEIENIENGDHDVDVYIDSKTGEVIDKD; encoded by the coding sequence ATGTTACAAAATACGAGTAAGAAACTGCTAACTGGACTAGTGATGTTGACATCAACAACGGTTTTAGCCGCTTGCGGAGCAAATGAGACGCCAACAACCCCAACGCCTGAAGAGTCAGTATCTTCCAGTATGTCAGTAACGAGCAGCCAATCACAAGCAGATAAAACGAATGAGAGCAGTTCAGCTGTTTCTTCAGATCAGTCTCAATCCAATCCAACTGAGGAGTCATCTTCTCAAGGCATTGAAAATAAAGACTATAAAATCAGCCTAGAACAAGCTATTGATATCTATAATAAGACCTATCCTGATACCACGATCAAATCCATTAGTTTTGATTTAGATGATGGCTACTACCAATATGAAGTTGAAGGGTTCAATCAAAGCGAAGAAATGGAATTGAACATTGATGCGATGTCTGGCGATATTTTAGAAAAAGAAAGAGAAACTGAGAACACTCAAAATAAGACAGAACTTGATTTAACTAATCTGATTTCTCCCCAAGAAGCAATGTCTGCCGCACTTAAAGAAATAGGCAGCGGCTATGTTGAAGAATGGGAATTGGAAACCAAACTTGGGAAAACATATTATGAAGTAGAAATAGAAAATATTGAGAATGGCGATCACGATGTCGATGTCTATATTGATTCTAAAACAGGAGAAGTTATTGATAAAGACTAA
- the guaC gene encoding GMP reductase, which produces MKVFDYEDIQLIPNKSIVQSRSECDTSVVLGNRTFKLPVVPANMQTIMDEDLAIWFAENDYFYVMHRFEEAKRLPFIEDMRKRGLYASISVGVKADEYTFIKELADKGLTPEYITIDIAHGHSNQVIDMIHHIKKYLPETFLIAGNVGTPEAVRELENAGADATKVGIGPGKVCITKLKTGFGTGGWQLAALRWCSKAARKPIIADGGIRDHGDIAKSIRFGATMVMIGSIFSGHEQSPGEALEIDGKMYKEYYGSASEFQKGERKNVEGKKIMVEHKGDIAATLQEMKQDLQSAISYAGGNDIESLRKVDYVIVKNSIFNGDR; this is translated from the coding sequence ATGAAAGTGTTTGATTATGAAGATATCCAATTGATTCCAAATAAAAGTATTGTTCAAAGCAGATCCGAATGTGATACCAGTGTAGTGCTTGGTAACCGAACGTTTAAATTGCCAGTAGTTCCAGCAAATATGCAAACCATAATGGATGAAGATTTAGCTATTTGGTTTGCAGAGAATGATTATTTCTATGTTATGCACCGTTTTGAAGAAGCAAAACGTTTGCCGTTTATTGAAGATATGCGCAAAAGAGGCTTATATGCATCAATCAGTGTGGGTGTAAAAGCTGATGAATACACCTTCATAAAAGAATTGGCTGATAAAGGTTTAACGCCTGAATACATTACAATCGATATTGCTCATGGTCACTCCAACCAAGTAATTGATATGATTCACCATATCAAAAAGTATCTGCCTGAAACCTTCTTGATTGCTGGAAATGTTGGTACACCAGAAGCAGTTCGCGAATTAGAAAATGCTGGAGCAGATGCTACCAAAGTGGGCATTGGACCAGGAAAAGTTTGTATCACCAAGTTGAAAACTGGTTTTGGAACTGGTGGCTGGCAATTGGCAGCACTACGTTGGTGCTCAAAGGCAGCTCGTAAACCGATTATCGCTGATGGCGGAATTCGTGACCATGGGGATATTGCTAAATCGATTCGTTTTGGAGCAACAATGGTAATGATCGGTTCTATCTTCTCCGGACATGAACAATCGCCTGGTGAAGCACTTGAAATCGACGGGAAAATGTACAAAGAATATTACGGCAGTGCTTCTGAATTCCAAAAAGGCGAACGTAAAAACGTCGAAGGGAAAAAGATCATGGTTGAGCACAAAGGCGATATCGCTGCAACATTACAAGAAATGAAACAAGATTTACAATCTGCTATTTCATACGCAGGCGGAAATGATATCGAATCATTACGTAAAGTTGATTATGTGATTGTTAAAAATTCCATCTTTAATGGCGACCGTTAA
- the alsS gene encoding acetolactate synthase AlsS — MTDKKRYGADSIVDSLTNLGVDYIFGIPGAKIDRVFDVLTEKGPELIVARHEQNAAFMAAAIGRLTGKPGAVLATSGPGASNLATGLVTATAEGDPVLAIAGQVKRSDLSKLTHQSMDNAALFSPITKYSVEVQEPDNLSEALANAYRAAQESKQGASFVSIPQDVTDSVTSVKPVAALAVPKLGPASQIEIVTLANKIKEAKLPVLLLGMRASSPEVTAAIRHLVEVSDIPIVETFQAAGVISRKLESNFFGRVGLFRNQPGDMLLKRSDLVITIGYDPIEYEARNWNAEQNAVITVIDDTLAEIDSYFQPQTELTGDIAETLANLVPYLEGYQLTADSKTYLATLQEKLNQRDLPPAAKHSKLTHPLAVIAELQRLVTDEMTVTVDVGSHYIWMARHFKSYEPRHLLFSNGMQTLGVALPWAISAALVRPDTQIVSVSGDGGFLFSAQELETAVRLNMNIVHLIWNDGWYNMVEFQEEMKYDRSSGVNFGPVDFVKYAEAFGAVGLRVTDPAEFAAVLEEAFAATGPVIVDIPIDYSSNHELGKTILPDQFY, encoded by the coding sequence ATGACCGATAAAAAAAGATATGGCGCAGATTCGATAGTAGATAGTTTAACGAACTTAGGTGTGGACTATATTTTTGGCATACCAGGTGCTAAAATTGATCGCGTTTTTGATGTATTAACCGAAAAAGGTCCAGAATTGATTGTCGCTCGCCATGAACAAAATGCAGCTTTTATGGCCGCAGCAATAGGCCGGCTGACTGGAAAGCCCGGGGCTGTTTTAGCGACCAGCGGCCCGGGAGCTAGTAATTTAGCCACCGGACTAGTCACAGCAACAGCTGAAGGCGATCCGGTCTTAGCCATTGCCGGACAAGTTAAACGCTCGGATTTATCAAAACTCACTCACCAAAGTATGGATAATGCCGCTCTTTTCTCGCCTATTACTAAATACAGTGTCGAAGTCCAAGAACCGGATAATTTATCAGAAGCATTGGCAAACGCCTATCGCGCTGCACAAGAATCAAAACAAGGAGCCAGCTTTGTCAGTATTCCTCAAGATGTAACAGACTCCGTTACCAGTGTAAAACCTGTTGCAGCCTTAGCTGTACCAAAATTGGGACCCGCTAGCCAAATCGAGATCGTAACATTAGCCAATAAAATCAAAGAGGCCAAGCTGCCAGTGTTGCTCTTAGGCATGCGCGCTTCCTCACCGGAAGTCACAGCAGCGATTCGTCACCTGGTCGAGGTATCAGATATTCCAATAGTGGAGACTTTTCAAGCAGCAGGAGTCATTTCTCGAAAATTGGAAAGCAACTTCTTTGGCCGAGTTGGATTGTTTCGCAATCAACCAGGCGATATGTTATTAAAACGCAGCGACTTAGTGATTACGATCGGCTATGATCCAATTGAATATGAAGCTCGCAACTGGAATGCTGAACAAAATGCTGTGATCACGGTGATTGATGACACCCTAGCAGAAATTGATTCTTATTTTCAACCACAAACAGAATTAACCGGGGACATTGCGGAAACATTAGCCAACTTGGTTCCTTACTTAGAAGGTTATCAATTGACCGCTGATTCTAAAACGTATTTAGCTACCTTGCAGGAAAAATTAAACCAACGTGATTTGCCGCCTGCTGCCAAACACTCAAAATTGACCCATCCATTAGCTGTGATTGCAGAACTGCAGCGACTAGTCACTGATGAAATGACGGTAACGGTCGATGTCGGGAGCCATTATATTTGGATGGCTCGTCACTTTAAAAGCTATGAACCGCGTCATTTATTGTTCAGCAATGGGATGCAGACCTTAGGAGTTGCTTTGCCTTGGGCGATTTCTGCCGCTTTGGTTAGACCTGATACACAAATCGTTTCTGTTTCAGGCGATGGCGGATTTTTATTCTCTGCACAGGAATTAGAAACAGCTGTCCGGTTAAATATGAATATCGTTCATTTGATTTGGAATGACGGTTGGTACAATATGGTCGAGTTTCAAGAAGAAATGAAATATGACCGTTCTTCAGGAGTGAATTTTGGCCCCGTAGACTTTGTGAAATATGCAGAAGCCTTTGGTGCTGTCGGTTTGCGTGTCACTGATCCTGCTGAATTTGCAGCAGTACTAGAGGAAGCTTTTGCTGCAACGGGTCCGGTCATCGTGGATATTCCAATTGATTACTCCAGCAACCATGAACTAGGCAAAACGATTCTACCCGATCAATTCTATTAA
- the budA gene encoding acetolactate decarboxylase has protein sequence MISKSLFQHGTLGALMAGLFEGTLSIEELLTHGNLGIGTLHDLDGELIILNGQAFQAKADGTVIALTGAETVPYAAVTSFAPQLEISFSEEITENEFKHVLQEKMTSLNTFQAIKLTGTFSHMHVRAVPKQTKPYPRLVEAARVQPEYKQQNIKGTVIGFYTPQLFQGAAAAGFHLHFLSDDQQFGGHILDFTLAEGTVELQTIETLIQHFPIEHAAFMENEIDYANLHAEIEEAEN, from the coding sequence TTGATCTCGAAATCACTTTTTCAACATGGAACATTAGGTGCCTTGATGGCCGGTTTATTTGAAGGCACACTCAGTATTGAGGAGCTGCTCACTCATGGTAATTTAGGGATCGGTACACTACATGATTTAGACGGTGAATTGATTATTTTAAATGGACAAGCTTTTCAAGCAAAAGCTGACGGAACGGTGATCGCTCTGACGGGAGCTGAAACGGTACCCTACGCTGCGGTGACTTCTTTTGCACCACAATTAGAAATTTCTTTTTCAGAAGAAATAACAGAAAATGAATTTAAACATGTATTGCAGGAAAAAATGACCAGCTTAAATACATTTCAAGCGATCAAATTGACGGGGACATTCAGCCATATGCATGTTCGAGCCGTTCCGAAACAAACCAAGCCTTACCCGCGATTGGTTGAAGCTGCGCGGGTACAGCCAGAATACAAACAACAGAATATCAAAGGAACCGTGATAGGCTTTTATACTCCTCAATTGTTCCAAGGAGCTGCAGCTGCTGGCTTCCATCTGCATTTCTTGAGCGATGACCAACAATTTGGCGGCCATATTTTAGACTTCACATTAGCAGAAGGAACGGTTGAACTCCAAACGATTGAAACCTTGATCCAACATTTCCCAATTGAACATGCTGCTTTTATGGAAAATGAAATCGATTATGCTAATTTGCATGCAGAAATCGAAGAAGCCGAAAATTAA
- the dnaX gene encoding DNA polymerase III subunit gamma/tau — protein sequence MSYQALYRVWRPQRFQDIAGQQAITQTLRNALMQGKTSHAYLFTGPRGTGKTSGAKIFAKAINCHFSKDGEPCNECDTCVAITQGQLNDVIEIDAASNNGVEEIRDIRDKAKYAPTSADYKIYIIDEVHMLSAGAFNALLKTLEEPPKNVVFILATTEPHKIPLTIISRTQRFDFKRISVRDICERMRYILDQEKIGFDEAALPVIARAAEGGMRDALSILDQAISYGDNAVTIEHAMSVTGSLTQELMLAYFNAVLTRNTEKGLSLLQEILADGKDAARFIEDLILFCRDILVYQQAPQMEELLDGANVDQGFKALSETISAAVLYQMITILNDTQTELRFTNHPDVYLEVATVKLTQLNQTQVVPLEEIETTPTEVPPRDNQKVADLESELQQMKKQLQALANNNGGQPAVKKAKQPSKKNNGNQFTPNTAAIYGVLKEATKENLSQLRDVWPDLLNMLSVTQRAMLKASTPVAAGPDGLIVSFDYDILCQKATNDVELLEAVTEFLRRLVGYAPQMICVPAEQWPIIRGQYVKQLKNRPPVQKSNAQKETVPEKTADSSQKSEAASANTSGIADSSEWESLEGFIPPSEEEETVVTEAMNLFGKNIVEVKND from the coding sequence TTGAGTTATCAAGCACTTTACCGAGTATGGCGGCCTCAGCGATTTCAAGACATTGCCGGCCAGCAAGCCATTACACAGACATTAAGAAATGCGCTTATGCAAGGGAAGACAAGTCATGCTTATCTCTTTACGGGCCCTCGTGGAACCGGGAAAACCAGCGGAGCTAAGATATTTGCCAAAGCCATCAATTGTCATTTTTCGAAAGACGGCGAGCCGTGTAATGAATGCGATACATGTGTCGCGATTACACAAGGGCAATTAAACGATGTGATTGAAATTGATGCTGCCAGCAATAATGGTGTCGAGGAGATTCGCGATATCCGGGATAAAGCTAAATATGCGCCCACCAGTGCGGATTACAAGATTTATATCATTGATGAAGTTCATATGTTGTCAGCAGGTGCGTTTAATGCGTTATTAAAAACACTAGAAGAACCGCCAAAAAATGTCGTATTTATTTTAGCTACAACTGAACCGCATAAAATACCGTTAACGATCATATCCAGAACACAACGATTTGATTTTAAACGGATTTCAGTCCGAGATATTTGTGAACGGATGCGGTATATTTTAGACCAAGAGAAAATTGGGTTTGATGAAGCTGCTTTGCCAGTGATTGCCCGTGCAGCAGAAGGTGGAATGCGTGATGCCTTGAGTATATTGGATCAGGCTATCTCTTACGGGGACAATGCCGTAACCATTGAGCATGCAATGAGTGTGACCGGCAGTTTGACGCAAGAGTTGATGCTGGCTTATTTTAATGCTGTTTTAACACGTAATACTGAAAAAGGATTATCGCTCTTACAAGAAATATTAGCGGATGGAAAAGATGCTGCGCGTTTTATAGAGGATTTGATTTTATTCTGTCGCGATATTCTCGTGTACCAACAAGCTCCTCAGATGGAAGAATTATTGGACGGAGCCAATGTGGATCAAGGATTTAAAGCATTAAGCGAGACCATATCTGCTGCTGTCCTCTACCAAATGATCACGATTTTAAATGATACACAAACAGAATTGCGGTTTACCAATCATCCAGATGTGTACTTGGAAGTCGCTACCGTCAAATTGACCCAATTAAACCAAACTCAAGTTGTTCCTTTGGAGGAAATAGAGACCACTCCAACTGAGGTACCGCCTAGAGATAACCAGAAAGTGGCAGACCTTGAAAGTGAACTGCAGCAAATGAAAAAACAATTGCAGGCACTTGCAAACAATAATGGCGGACAACCAGCTGTTAAAAAAGCTAAACAGCCGTCTAAGAAAAATAATGGCAATCAGTTTACACCTAACACAGCTGCTATCTACGGTGTATTAAAAGAAGCGACCAAAGAAAACTTAAGTCAGCTGCGTGATGTATGGCCTGATTTGTTGAATATGCTGTCTGTCACACAACGTGCTATGTTAAAAGCTTCAACGCCAGTAGCAGCAGGACCTGATGGATTGATCGTTTCATTTGATTATGATATTTTATGCCAAAAAGCAACCAATGATGTAGAATTACTTGAAGCAGTGACAGAGTTTTTACGTCGATTAGTGGGCTATGCTCCGCAAATGATTTGTGTGCCTGCTGAGCAATGGCCGATTATTCGTGGTCAATATGTTAAACAACTGAAAAACCGGCCTCCAGTCCAAAAATCCAATGCACAAAAAGAAACAGTTCCTGAAAAAACAGCAGATTCTTCGCAAAAAAGCGAAGCAGCAAGTGCAAACACATCAGGAATAGCTGACAGTTCTGAATGGGAAAGTCTGGAAGGGTTTATTCCGCCATCAGAAGAAGAAGAGACCGTTGTGACAGAAGCAATGAACTTGTTTGGAAAAAACATTGTTGAAGTGAAAAATGATTAA
- a CDS encoding cytochrome P450, whose translation MDVKSMPHEKGLDNTVHALKEGYRYILNRRKSFQSDVFETHLLGQKAICMGGEAAAELFYDTTKFKRAGAAPKRVQKTLLGEKGVQTLDGKAHLHRKEMFMSLMSPQRLDQMNDMLKKHWEAAVEKWAEQEETVLYHEAQKVLFRAACEWAGVPFEEKEVAELAADLGKMIETPTEIGPAHWMGRHDRNQTEKWIENLIEQVRDKELSPPEGTALAVFSWHRDLEGNLLDTHTAAVEVLNIIRPIVAIAIYINFTALAVHEYPAAKEKLTDGDPKQLQAFVQEVRRFYPFFPFQGAIVKKDFTWQGYEFEEGTLTILDIYGTNHDPAIWSNPDVFDPTRFIGWKESPFSFIPQGGGDFLGGHRCAGEWLTIKVMNTCLDYLANRMEYEVPPQDLSYSLNEMPSVPHSEMILKNVRMKNE comes from the coding sequence ATGGATGTAAAATCAATGCCACATGAAAAAGGACTAGATAATACTGTACATGCTTTAAAAGAAGGGTATCGCTATATTTTAAATAGACGAAAAAGTTTTCAATCGGATGTTTTTGAGACTCATTTATTAGGGCAAAAAGCTATTTGTATGGGTGGGGAAGCGGCCGCTGAACTTTTTTATGACACAACTAAATTTAAAAGAGCAGGAGCTGCACCAAAAAGAGTGCAAAAAACGCTGCTCGGAGAAAAAGGTGTTCAGACATTAGATGGTAAAGCACATCTGCACCGTAAAGAAATGTTTATGTCTTTAATGTCTCCGCAACGGTTAGACCAGATGAATGATATGTTGAAAAAACATTGGGAAGCTGCGGTAGAAAAGTGGGCAGAACAAGAAGAAACCGTGCTTTACCATGAAGCGCAAAAAGTATTATTTCGAGCAGCTTGTGAATGGGCGGGTGTTCCTTTTGAAGAAAAAGAAGTTGCGGAATTAGCAGCAGATCTAGGCAAGATGATTGAAACGCCCACCGAAATAGGACCAGCTCATTGGATGGGACGGCACGATCGTAACCAAACTGAAAAATGGATAGAAAATCTGATCGAACAAGTCCGCGATAAAGAATTATCCCCTCCGGAAGGAACAGCTTTAGCGGTCTTTTCATGGCACCGTGATTTGGAAGGAAATTTATTAGATACCCACACGGCAGCAGTAGAAGTGCTGAACATTATCAGACCGATTGTTGCAATTGCGATTTACATCAATTTTACGGCTTTAGCTGTCCATGAATACCCGGCAGCAAAAGAAAAATTAACGGATGGTGATCCCAAACAATTACAAGCCTTTGTTCAAGAAGTCCGCCGATTTTATCCGTTTTTCCCATTCCAAGGAGCGATCGTGAAAAAAGATTTTACTTGGCAAGGCTATGAATTTGAAGAAGGCACTTTAACGATTCTAGATATTTATGGGACCAACCATGATCCAGCTATTTGGTCTAATCCAGATGTGTTTGACCCGACCCGGTTCATCGGTTGGAAAGAAAGTCCCTTTTCATTTATTCCGCAAGGTGGCGGCGACTTCTTAGGCGGACACCGTTGTGCTGGAGAATGGCTGACGATCAAAGTAATGAACACTTGCTTGGACTACTTAGCTAACCGTATGGAATACGAAGTACCGCCACAAGATTTAAGCTATAGTCTGAATGAAATGCCAAGTGTTCCCCATAGTGAAATGATTTTGAAAAATGTTCGCATGAAAAACGAATAG